One Planctomicrobium piriforme genomic window, TTCCGTCCGGTAGGGAGGATTGCCAGTCAGCATGTGGTAGAGCAGCGCGCCGACGGCATAGACATCCCAGCGAACGTCAGGCACTGCATTCTTCGCGGCCTGCTCGGGGGCCATGTAGTAGAAGGTGCCGAGAGCCGAGCCGTGATCGGTCGTGAGGCGGGACTGCCCGAAGTCGCCCAGTCGGGCTTCGTCGCCGTGATCGAGCAGGACGTTGGCCGGTTTGATATCGCAGTGCAGAATGCCGGCGCTGTGGGCGTGGACGAGTGCGCGGGAGACGGCCCGGGTGATGGCGATGGACTGTTCGATCGTGAGGGTCGAGCCATCGAGTTGATGCGCGACCGAGCGATGCGGCAGGTACTCCATGACAAAATACGGCGGATCGTGATCGACGCCCACGTCGAGCAGTCGGACCACGTCGCGCGAGGCGTCGAGGACGGCCAGCTTTTCGACTTCACGGGTGAGCAGCGACCAGTCAAGGCCGCGGCGGTTGGTGAAGAACTTGATGGCCACCTGACGGCCGGTCTTCATTTCCCTGGCGAGCCAGACCGAACCGAAGGAGCCTTCGCCGAGGGACTTCAGGACTTCGTAGCCGCCGACGGTCGAGGGAATGGCGACCTTGTGCTGGCTGAGCCGGACCGCGGCCGCGCGTTCATCCTCGGACTGCACGGGGGTCTGATCAGTTTTGGCCGTCTGCGCGGCGGGGGCGGACGATGAGCTGGGGGGGTGTTTCTGATCCATGAAACGTTTGTACTTCCTTGATAACGGCCGGATTCCACCGGCCGCGTTGCCGAACCGCGAAGTGCGGCTCAGGCGATAATCGAGTCGACGACTTTGCCGTGCACGTCCGTCAGGCGGAAGTCGCGGCCAGCGAAACGGTAGGTGAGTTTTTCGTGATCGAAGCCGAGCAGCTTGAGAATGGTCGCCTGCAGGTCGTGAACGTGAACTTTGTCTTCGATGGCCTGAAAGCCGAACTCGTCGGTGGCGCCGTGAATGTGGCCCCCTTTGACGCCGCCGCCGGCCATGAACACGGAGAAGCCCCAGTGATTGTGGTCGCGGCCGTTGACCTTACCGGAGTTCGAACCGGGAGCAGGGAGTTCGACCGTGGGAGTGCGTCCGAATTCACCCCCCCAGATGACGAGCGTTTCGTCGAGCATGCCGCGCTGTTTGAGATCTTTGAGGAGAGCGCCGAGCGGCTGATCGAGTTGTTTGGAGAGTGCGCGATGTCCTGTTTCGAGGTCGTCGTGATTATCCCAGGGCTGGCCTTCGCCGTGCCAGAGCTGTACGAAGCGGACGCCCCGTTCGACGAGACGACGGGCAATGAGGAGTTGCCGCGCGTGGACTCCTTCTCCATACATTTCGCGAATGTGCTTGGGCTCGTTGTTGATGTCGAAGGCTTCGGCCGCTTCCATCTGCATGCGGTACGCGAGTTCCATCGAGTGGATGCGGGTTTCGAGAGCAGGGTCGGCCCCGCGGGCAGCAAGGTGCTGCCGGTTGAGTGCCTGGACGAGGTCGAGCTGAGCCCGTTGTTGCTCGGTGGAGAGCTTGTGATTACGGATGTTCTCGATCAGCTTGTCGATGTCGGTGTGTTTGGTGTCGATGTACGTTCCCTGGTACACGCCTGGGAGGAACGCGCTGCGCCAGTTATTGCTTTCGGTGATGGGATAGCCGTTGGGGCACATGGCGATGAAGCCAGGCAGATTCTGGTTCTCGGTGCCGAGGCCATAGGTCACCCAGGCGCCGAGACTGGGTCGGGCGAGACGGGCTTCGCCGCAATTCATCAGCATCAGCGACGGCTCGTGATTGGGCACGTCGGCGTGCATCGAGCGGATGACGCAAATGTCGTCGATCGACTGCGCGGTGTGCTGAAAGAGTTCGCTGACTTCGATGCCGGATTCGCCGTACTTCTGGAACTTGAACGGCGAGGGGAAGGCCGCGCCGGTTTTGCGTTCGGTCTTCAGTGATTTGGGAAGTTCCTTGCCGGCGTACTGCGCCAGCATCGGCTTGGGGTCGAACGTGTCGACGTGCGATGGTCCGCCGTTACAGAAAATATGGATGACGTGCTTCGCCTTGGAGACGAAGTGGGGCATCTTCACCGACATGGGGGAGACGGGCGCCGCCTGAGCGGAAGACTTCAACGCTTCTTCGCCGAGCATGGCGGCGAGGCCGAGATAGCCGAGTCCCTGCCCGGTGCGCTGGAGCAAATCACGTCGGTTGAGAGGTGCGTCGAACATGGCGGTCACGCGATCTGAGGCGGGAAGAATCTGGCGGGAAATCTCGCTGTATTGTCCGCTGTGAATCGGCGTTCGGCAAGGGGAACATCTGAGAATCGCGATGCGTTGCGGGTTTCTGGCCTGCGAGACGGATGGTCTTGCGGGTGAAGACATTCCGTTCAGACTTCAACGGTTAAACCGGTGTTGGCGAGCTTGGGGAAAGGGGCTGCCGGGAGGAGGAACTGGAGCAGGCGGTAAAGCGGGGCGGGGTCGTCCAGAAAAGTCAGTTCGATTTCGAGTGCCCAGACGGGGCGGCCTTGCAGCGTCGGCTGGGGGAGTTTGACGAGGTCTTTTCTGGTGGTGAGAAACATGTCGACGCCAAGCCGCTGCCCACGCAGGGAGAGGCGGTTGAGTTCGAGAGAGACGTAGTGATGGTGGTCGGGGAACGCGCGGAAGCGGTCGTCGGAAATGTCGGTGAAGGCCGAGATGGTTTTTCGAAAACCGCCGGGATTGCCGATTCCGCAGAAGGCGTAGACCTTGTGCCGGGAGAGGGCGTCGAGCGGCAGTGTTTCGCCGAGAGAGTTAATGCAGCCGGTGGGGGCGAAAGCGGTCTTCAGGATCGGTGCCGAGGTGCGTCGGGCGATTCGCTTCTGGAGTGCCGCGAGTTGTTTCTCTTCAGCAAGATCGCAACGGGTGAGCAGGATGACATCGGCCCGAGTGAGTTGCCGGGGACTTTCACGCATCAGCCCGCGAGGGAGCAGCCAGTTGTAGCCCCAGGGGTTCAGTGAGTCGATGAGGACGATATCGAGATCGCGGTGCATCCGGCGGTGCTGAAAGGCGTCGTCGAGAATCAGCACGTTAGACGGAGTGGAAGACAGAGCGCGACGTGAGGCGGCGAGACGATCAGGCTGCTGCAAATGCGGGACGCCGGGGCACAGGCTGTCGAGCAGTTTCTTTTCGTCGTTCTCGGAGTCATCGAGTGCGCGATAGCCGCGGCTGATGATGGCAGGGAAGCAGCCCCTTGCCGAGAGCGTATTCACCAGCCAGGCGACTGTCGGAGTTTTGCCGGTGCCGCCGACGGTGAGGTTGCCGATGGAGATGACAGGGACCGAAACCCCTTTGATGGGGAACAGTCCGCAGTTGAAGGCGGCGTTGCGGAGTTCCGTCGCGATTCCGTAAGGGACTGTCGCCGCGGCCAGGGCGAGGCGGGCGAGTTCCGCCTGCCATTCCCGACTGCGACCTGAGATCGTGTCGAAATAGAAGTCT contains:
- the lpxK gene encoding tetraacyldisaccharide 4'-kinase codes for the protein MNRDFYFDTISGRSREWQAELARLALAAATVPYGIATELRNAAFNCGLFPIKGVSVPVISIGNLTVGGTGKTPTVAWLVNTLSARGCFPAIISRGYRALDDSENDEKKLLDSLCPGVPHLQQPDRLAASRRALSSTPSNVLILDDAFQHRRMHRDLDIVLIDSLNPWGYNWLLPRGLMRESPRQLTRADVILLTRCDLAEEKQLAALQKRIARRTSAPILKTAFAPTGCINSLGETLPLDALSRHKVYAFCGIGNPGGFRKTISAFTDISDDRFRAFPDHHHYVSLELNRLSLRGQRLGVDMFLTTRKDLVKLPQPTLQGRPVWALEIELTFLDDPAPLYRLLQFLLPAAPFPKLANTGLTVEV
- a CDS encoding DUF1501 domain-containing protein, producing the protein MFDAPLNRRDLLQRTGQGLGYLGLAAMLGEEALKSSAQAAPVSPMSVKMPHFVSKAKHVIHIFCNGGPSHVDTFDPKPMLAQYAGKELPKSLKTERKTGAAFPSPFKFQKYGESGIEVSELFQHTAQSIDDICVIRSMHADVPNHEPSLMLMNCGEARLARPSLGAWVTYGLGTENQNLPGFIAMCPNGYPITESNNWRSAFLPGVYQGTYIDTKHTDIDKLIENIRNHKLSTEQQRAQLDLVQALNRQHLAARGADPALETRIHSMELAYRMQMEAAEAFDINNEPKHIREMYGEGVHARQLLIARRLVERGVRFVQLWHGEGQPWDNHDDLETGHRALSKQLDQPLGALLKDLKQRGMLDETLVIWGGEFGRTPTVELPAPGSNSGKVNGRDHNHWGFSVFMAGGGVKGGHIHGATDEFGFQAIEDKVHVHDLQATILKLLGFDHEKLTYRFAGRDFRLTDVHGKVVDSIIA